From Micromonospora rhizosphaerae, the proteins below share one genomic window:
- a CDS encoding alkaline phosphatase family protein yields the protein MSRRLVVLDVVGLTPRLLAHMPRLRAVADAGFTAELGTVLPAVTCSVQSTFLTGELPSGHGIVGNGWYFRDLGEVLLWRQHNALVGGEKLWQAARRVEPGYRVANVCWWYAMGADVDWTVTPRPVYYADGRKEPDCYTDPPELHDTLTDALGTFPLFTYWGPGAGLPSSRWICRAAERILADQAPDLTLVYVPHLDYDLQRFGPSSPQAAAAAAELDAVLGPLLDAARDRDATVVALSEYGITDVSRPVDVNRLLRAEGLLRVYTQDGMEYLDPWTSRAFAVADHQVAHVYVRDPADVPAVAKLCAGLPGVAEVLDADGQAGYGLAHPRSGELVLVAEPDAWFTYYYWLDDAHAPDFARLVEIHRKPGYDPAELFFDPAAPGAAKRRAAVALARKKLGMRYLMSAVGLDAGARAVRGSHGRLPADPADGPVLLCSDPSAARDQVAATDVKALLLQLAGLAREAP from the coding sequence ATGAGCCGCCGTCTTGTGGTGCTGGACGTGGTGGGGCTGACCCCGCGGCTGCTCGCGCACATGCCCCGGCTGCGCGCGGTCGCCGACGCCGGCTTCACCGCCGAGCTGGGCACCGTGCTGCCCGCCGTGACCTGCTCGGTGCAGTCCACCTTCCTCACCGGTGAGCTGCCCTCCGGGCACGGGATCGTCGGCAACGGCTGGTACTTCCGGGATCTCGGCGAGGTGCTGCTCTGGCGACAGCACAACGCCCTGGTCGGCGGGGAGAAGCTCTGGCAGGCGGCCCGCCGGGTCGAACCCGGCTACCGGGTGGCCAACGTCTGCTGGTGGTACGCGATGGGCGCGGACGTGGACTGGACCGTGACCCCTCGCCCGGTCTACTACGCGGACGGCCGCAAGGAACCCGACTGCTACACGGATCCGCCGGAGCTGCACGACACGCTCACCGACGCGCTCGGCACCTTCCCGCTGTTCACCTACTGGGGGCCGGGGGCCGGGCTGCCCTCGTCGCGGTGGATCTGCCGGGCCGCCGAGCGGATCCTGGCCGACCAGGCGCCGGACCTCACCCTGGTCTACGTGCCGCACCTCGACTACGACCTGCAGCGCTTCGGCCCCTCCTCGCCGCAGGCCGCCGCCGCTGCGGCGGAACTGGACGCGGTGCTCGGGCCGCTGCTGGACGCGGCCCGCGACCGGGACGCGACCGTGGTGGCGCTGTCGGAGTACGGCATCACCGACGTGTCCCGGCCGGTGGACGTCAACCGCCTGCTGCGCGCCGAGGGGCTGCTCCGGGTCTACACGCAGGACGGGATGGAGTACCTCGACCCGTGGACGTCCCGGGCCTTCGCGGTCGCCGACCACCAGGTGGCGCACGTCTACGTCCGGGACCCGGCCGACGTGCCGGCGGTGGCGAAGCTCTGCGCCGGGCTGCCCGGGGTGGCCGAGGTGCTGGACGCCGATGGCCAGGCCGGGTACGGGCTGGCCCACCCGCGCTCCGGCGAGCTGGTGCTGGTGGCCGAGCCGGACGCCTGGTTCACCTACTACTACTGGCTGGACGACGCCCACGCGCCCGACTTCGCCCGGCTGGTCGAGATCCACCGCAAGCCCGGGTACGACCCGGCCGAGCTCTTCTTCGACCCGGCCGCACCGGGTGCGGCGAAGCGCCGGGCGGCGGTCGCCCTGGCCCGCAAGAAGCTCGGCATGCGCTACCTGATGAGCGCGGTCGGACTGGACGCCGGTGCCCGCGCGGTCCGCGGCTCGCACGGCCGGTTGCCCGCCGACCCGGCGGACGGGCCGGTGCTGCTCTGTTCGGACCCGTCCGCCGCCCGGGACCAGGTGGCCGCGACCGATGTGAAGGCCCTGCTGCTCCAGCTCGCCGGACTGGCCCGGGAGGCGCCGTGA
- a CDS encoding AfsR/SARP family transcriptional regulator — protein sequence MGATVVLGLLPGSDKVPDSLSAEVGVEDAVFLAALLSFAGVGVLVSLRLPGNPVGWLLLAEALLWPAVLATAGYAGYSIYAKPALPGGVAAAWVLEVAWVLPTAPATFLMLLIPDGHLPTPRWRPVAWASLVAGALIVVTEALTPGPMVSAPDVSNPFGVGSRPSFLAVEAGGQVLGSAAFFGSALAFAIRFRSARGVARQQMKWMAYAVAVLVAASIAASALSAAGAPGWLVGNLNLLPLVGLPLAVGVAVLRYRLWDIDAVIRRTVLVALLGSFATAVYLAFVVGVGAAVGRSTDSDVLLAVVATAVVAAALQAILTRSRRLAWRLVHGRPTGSTDDPAPPPAGADHAELRRPADGVRVRTLGGLRVLRDGEPLTNSAWQSKKARDLLKVLVARRGRSTPRDFLMDVLWPDEDPGRLGNRLAVAVSTVRAVLDPGKRHDPQHYLVSDRDSLRVDLTHLRVDVEEFLAEARRGLALLHAGDGASALPVLARAQSAYDGDFLEENVYDDWSNSLREEARDAYLCATRALAKIAEKAGDPASAAEHWRRVLECDPWNAEGDLGLARCLEGQGRHGEARRRYGTYVARMRELGLTVEPFPRP from the coding sequence ATGGGTGCGACGGTCGTGCTCGGTCTGTTGCCGGGCTCGGACAAGGTGCCGGATTCGCTCTCGGCGGAGGTAGGCGTCGAGGACGCGGTGTTCCTGGCCGCGCTGCTGTCCTTCGCCGGCGTCGGGGTGCTCGTCTCCCTCCGGCTGCCGGGCAACCCGGTCGGCTGGCTCCTGCTCGCCGAGGCGCTGTTGTGGCCGGCGGTGCTCGCGACCGCCGGCTACGCCGGCTATTCGATCTATGCGAAGCCGGCCTTGCCCGGTGGGGTCGCGGCGGCCTGGGTCCTGGAGGTCGCCTGGGTCCTGCCGACCGCACCGGCGACCTTCCTGATGCTGCTAATTCCCGATGGACACCTGCCCACACCCCGGTGGCGCCCGGTCGCCTGGGCGAGCCTTGTCGCGGGGGCGCTCATCGTCGTGACCGAGGCGTTGACGCCAGGCCCGATGGTCAGCGCTCCGGACGTGTCGAACCCGTTCGGTGTCGGCAGCCGCCCGTCGTTTTTGGCGGTCGAGGCTGGCGGTCAGGTGCTCGGCTCGGCTGCGTTCTTCGGCTCGGCGCTCGCCTTCGCGATCCGGTTCCGGTCCGCCCGCGGTGTCGCTCGCCAGCAGATGAAGTGGATGGCGTACGCGGTGGCTGTGCTCGTGGCCGCCAGTATCGCGGCGTCGGCGCTGTCCGCCGCGGGAGCGCCCGGGTGGCTGGTCGGCAACCTCAACCTGTTGCCGCTCGTGGGTCTGCCGTTGGCCGTCGGGGTGGCGGTGCTGCGGTACAGATTGTGGGACATCGACGCGGTGATCCGTCGCACGGTGCTGGTTGCTCTGCTGGGGAGCTTCGCCACCGCGGTGTACCTGGCCTTCGTGGTCGGTGTCGGCGCGGCGGTGGGGCGGAGCACCGACTCCGATGTGCTGCTCGCCGTCGTCGCGACCGCGGTGGTCGCCGCGGCCCTTCAGGCGATCCTGACCCGCTCCCGCCGACTGGCCTGGCGGCTGGTCCACGGTCGGCCCACCGGGAGCACGGACGATCCCGCGCCGCCACCCGCGGGCGCCGATCACGCCGAACTCCGCCGACCGGCGGACGGCGTACGGGTCCGCACCCTGGGCGGTCTTCGTGTCCTGCGCGACGGCGAGCCGTTGACGAACTCGGCCTGGCAGTCGAAGAAGGCGCGGGACCTGCTGAAGGTCCTCGTCGCCCGGCGCGGCCGGTCGACCCCCCGCGACTTCCTGATGGACGTGCTCTGGCCCGACGAGGACCCCGGCCGCCTCGGCAACCGGCTCGCCGTCGCCGTCTCCACCGTCCGGGCGGTCCTCGACCCGGGCAAGCGCCACGACCCGCAGCACTACCTCGTGAGCGACCGGGACTCGCTGCGGGTCGACCTGACCCACCTGCGCGTCGACGTCGAGGAGTTCCTCGCCGAGGCCCGGCGTGGGCTTGCGCTGCTGCACGCCGGCGATGGCGCGTCCGCCCTGCCCGTGCTGGCCCGGGCCCAGTCCGCGTACGACGGTGATTTTCTCGAGGAGAACGTGTACGACGACTGGAGCAACTCGCTGCGGGAGGAGGCCCGCGACGCGTACCTGTGCGCGACCCGGGCGCTCGCCAAAATCGCCGAAAAGGCCGGTGACCCGGCGTCGGCCGCCGAACACTGGCGCCGCGTCCTCGAGTGCGACCCGTGGAACGCGGAGGGGGACCTGGGGCTGGCGCGGTGTCTGGAGGGCCAGGGCCGCCATGGCGAGGCCCGACGCCGCTACGGGACGTACGTCGCTCGGATGCGGGAGCTCGGCTTGACAGTGGAGCCGTTTCCGCGCCCCTAA
- a CDS encoding polyprenyl synthetase family protein — translation MTLTVVPTDPTPLRGRFDAELAAFLHRQDSGRSDGAPGAVLAVLHRFVLASGKRLRPLFCYWGWRGAGGPDGAPIVVAAAALELFHAFALIHDDIVDRSDRRRGEPSVHRLFADLHAGSSWRGDPEAYGRNAALLCGDLCAAWSDQMFHGCGLDTEQLRRGYRVFALMRAEVIAGEYLDLVSGVGDGSVATALTVIRMKAARYTVTRPVQIGAALAGADPAVVDALAEFGDPLGDAFQLRDDVLGVFGDPAVTGKSNLDDLREGKPTVLMALTRAATDAAQSRRLRALFGNPELDAAGAAELREIIEATGARDRVERMIRVRADEARAALARVPLAEPARAALADLAARAVRRRH, via the coding sequence GTGACCCTGACCGTCGTACCGACCGACCCGACCCCGCTGCGGGGGCGCTTCGACGCTGAGCTCGCCGCGTTCCTCCATCGGCAGGATTCGGGTCGGTCGGACGGCGCGCCGGGGGCCGTCCTCGCGGTCCTGCACCGGTTCGTCCTCGCCAGTGGCAAGCGGCTGCGGCCCCTCTTCTGCTACTGGGGTTGGCGGGGCGCCGGCGGCCCGGACGGTGCCCCGATCGTGGTCGCGGCGGCCGCGCTGGAACTCTTCCACGCCTTCGCCCTCATCCACGACGACATCGTGGACCGCAGCGACCGCCGCCGGGGCGAGCCGTCGGTGCACCGCCTCTTCGCCGACCTGCACGCCGGGTCGTCCTGGCGCGGCGACCCCGAGGCGTACGGGCGCAACGCCGCCCTGCTCTGCGGGGACCTCTGCGCCGCCTGGTCGGACCAGATGTTCCACGGGTGCGGGCTGGACACCGAGCAGCTGCGCCGGGGGTACCGGGTCTTCGCGCTGATGCGCGCCGAGGTGATCGCGGGGGAGTACCTTGACCTGGTCTCCGGGGTCGGCGACGGCTCGGTGGCCACCGCGTTGACCGTGATCCGGATGAAGGCGGCGCGGTACACGGTGACCCGTCCGGTGCAGATCGGGGCCGCCCTGGCCGGCGCGGACCCGGCCGTGGTCGACGCGCTGGCCGAGTTCGGCGACCCGCTCGGCGACGCCTTTCAGCTCCGCGACGACGTGCTGGGAGTCTTCGGCGACCCCGCGGTCACCGGCAAGTCGAATCTGGACGACCTGCGCGAGGGCAAGCCGACGGTGCTGATGGCGCTGACCCGGGCCGCCACCGACGCCGCCCAGTCCCGGCGACTGCGGGCCCTCTTCGGCAACCCCGAGTTGGACGCGGCGGGCGCCGCCGAGCTGCGGGAGATCATCGAGGCGACCGGCGCCCGGGACCGGGTGGAGCGGATGATCCGGGTACGCGCCGACGAGGCCCGGGCCGCGCTGGCGCGGGTACCCCTGGCGGAGCCGGCCCGGGCGGCGCTCGCGGACCTCGCCGCCCGCGCGGTGCGCCGCCGCCACTGA
- a CDS encoding sugar phosphate isomerase/epimerase family protein has product MARPITLFTGQWADLPFDEVCRLAAEWGYDGLEIACWGDHFEVDKALADESYVDRKRATLAKHNLQVFAISNHLVGQAVCDHPIDERHRDILPARIWGEGEPEGVRQRAAEEMKDTARAAAKLGVKTVVGFTGSSIWHTLAMFPPVPPSMIERGYQDFADRWNPILDVFDEVGVRFAHEVHPSEIAYDYWTTKRTLEAIGNRPAFGLNWDPSHFVWQELDPVNFIFDFADRIYHVDCKDAKVRTGDGRRGRLSSHLPWADLRRGWDFVSTGHGDVPWEDCFRALNAIGYTGPISIEWEDAGMDRLVGAPEALQFVRRLAFDAPAAAFDAAFSSNRD; this is encoded by the coding sequence ATGGCGCGACCCATCACGCTCTTCACCGGCCAGTGGGCCGATCTGCCGTTCGACGAGGTCTGCCGGCTCGCCGCCGAGTGGGGCTACGACGGTCTGGAGATCGCCTGCTGGGGCGACCACTTCGAGGTCGACAAGGCCCTGGCCGACGAGTCGTACGTCGACCGGAAGCGGGCGACCCTGGCCAAGCACAACCTGCAGGTCTTCGCCATCTCCAACCACCTGGTCGGCCAGGCGGTCTGCGATCACCCGATCGACGAGCGGCACCGGGACATTCTGCCGGCGCGCATCTGGGGCGAGGGCGAGCCCGAGGGGGTACGCCAGCGCGCCGCCGAGGAGATGAAGGACACCGCCCGGGCGGCGGCGAAGCTGGGCGTCAAGACGGTGGTCGGCTTCACCGGCTCCTCGATCTGGCACACCCTGGCGATGTTCCCGCCGGTGCCACCGTCGATGATCGAACGCGGCTACCAGGACTTCGCCGACCGGTGGAACCCGATCCTCGACGTCTTCGACGAGGTGGGGGTCCGCTTCGCCCACGAGGTGCACCCCAGTGAGATCGCGTACGACTACTGGACCACCAAGCGGACGCTGGAGGCGATCGGTAACCGGCCCGCGTTCGGGCTGAACTGGGACCCGTCGCACTTCGTCTGGCAGGAGCTGGACCCGGTCAACTTCATCTTCGACTTCGCCGACCGGATCTACCACGTCGACTGCAAGGACGCCAAGGTACGCACCGGCGACGGTCGGCGCGGCCGGCTCTCCTCCCACCTGCCCTGGGCGGACCTGCGCCGCGGCTGGGACTTCGTCTCCACCGGCCACGGGGACGTGCCCTGGGAGGACTGCTTCCGGGCGTTGAACGCGATCGGCTACACCGGCCCGATCTCGATCGAGTGGGAGGACGCCGGCATGGACCGGCTGGTCGGCGCGCCCGAGGCGCTCCAGTTCGTCCGCCGGCTCGCCTTCGACGCCCCGGCGGCTGCCTTCGACGCGGCGTTCAGCAGCAACCGGGACTGA
- a CDS encoding ABC transporter ATP-binding protein, translating into MRTHAPAPPDVSQAAVAAVDLVKVYGTGDTAVRALDGVSVGFDRARFTAIMGPSGSGKSTLMHCLAGLDTATSGRVLLGGAELTGQSDRRLTRVRRERIGFVFQSFNLLPQLTAAQNITLPLDLAGRQPDRDLLTHLVGVLGLADRLGHRPSELSGGQQQRVALARALVSRPEVVFADEPTGNLDSHSGAEVLSFLRDSVRDLGQTIVMVTHDPVAAAYADRAVLLADGRIAGDIDKPDHGSVTEALHALAAGA; encoded by the coding sequence ATGAGAACGCACGCCCCCGCCCCGCCCGACGTGAGCCAGGCCGCCGTCGCCGCGGTCGACCTGGTCAAGGTGTACGGCACCGGCGACACCGCGGTACGGGCCCTGGACGGAGTGTCGGTCGGCTTCGACCGGGCCCGCTTCACCGCGATCATGGGGCCGTCCGGGTCGGGCAAGTCCACCCTGATGCACTGCCTCGCCGGCCTGGACACGGCCACCTCCGGGCGGGTCCTGCTCGGGGGCGCGGAGCTGACCGGGCAGTCCGACCGTAGGCTGACGCGGGTCCGCCGGGAGCGGATCGGGTTCGTCTTCCAGTCGTTCAACCTGCTGCCGCAGCTCACCGCCGCGCAGAACATCACCCTTCCGCTGGACCTGGCCGGCCGCCAGCCCGACCGCGACCTGCTGACGCACCTGGTCGGCGTGCTGGGGCTTGCCGACCGGCTCGGGCACCGGCCCAGCGAGCTCTCCGGCGGCCAGCAGCAGCGGGTGGCGCTGGCCCGCGCGCTGGTGTCGCGCCCCGAGGTGGTCTTCGCCGACGAACCCACCGGCAACCTCGACTCCCACTCGGGCGCGGAGGTGCTCTCCTTCCTGCGCGACTCGGTACGGGACCTCGGCCAGACGATCGTCATGGTCACCCACGACCCGGTGGCCGCCGCGTACGCGGACCGGGCGGTGCTGCTCGCCGACGGCCGGATCGCCGGCGACATCGACAAGCCGGACCATGGCTCGGTCACCGAGGCGCTGCATGCGCTGGCGGCCGGCGCATGA
- a CDS encoding FtsX-like permease family protein, which yields MRAPVLRTQVSAAARRPGRLLLTGLAILVASFVVYGTVLAQQITERTARDNLSDTPAATDLVVGDPDAPRPTVATLARVRAVPGVAEAVGRLELGLTVNESYLNLRADPGRGPLATIRLIEGSYPDAPGEVAITPRTAERLGLAVGSVVTATDAQPTPVRLSVTGMVGTADDAGFDGYAPENVVTAVGGVDEVTRIDLRVAPGESAETVRQRVAAALPAGTPVSTGTQVRQREADAAADQVGALFALVGMFVAIAVVAAALVVTSTFRIVFAQRMRQLALLRAVGANRGALVRALTAEGALTGSIASAVGVAAALGVGHAVPAIMRAAGLAVSSPGLPVRAAVAVVLGAVLLTALAVLAPAFSAARVAPLEALRAASTTAGRRGIGAVRLVSGLLFAAGAVLAGAVAASRLPAPEQENYSPRPVLLLLVASGAVAFFALVALGPLLVRPVLAVVGWPLRQLGPVGRLAVGGVGGTPRRAAAVSVVVALGVTLIAGVAVGGASLRVLMDRELALLAPADIEVTGSAGATLPDGVVARAEAARGTLARVVPYRRVDGLSLTRGAERLGSAESGYPATDLDVRALPTTDRLDVAQGRLADLGPGRVVLGEWVARDTGLRVGDTVALTVAARTTEVRVAAVLPDHGPLHAGILTDRADLDRLGVSAAYSGLLADAARPGEDGRTAAVQALRQAIDGAEGVGLSVLADGRDRDGAVLDAILWIAVGLVSLTVVIAVVGVGSTTALSVVERVTESGLLRAVGLSRAALRTMLTAESGLYGLIGATIGLLLGVPYAWLAVRALGINAPLVLPVLPLVALFAALIVLTALAGVLPARRASRVSPVVALETDG from the coding sequence ATGAGGGCGCCCGTGCTGCGTACCCAGGTGAGCGCGGCGGCCCGCCGCCCCGGCCGGCTGCTGCTGACCGGCCTGGCGATCCTGGTGGCCTCCTTCGTCGTCTACGGCACCGTGCTGGCCCAGCAGATCACCGAGCGGACCGCGCGGGACAACCTCAGCGACACCCCCGCCGCGACCGACCTCGTGGTCGGGGACCCGGATGCGCCGCGGCCCACCGTGGCGACGCTGGCCCGGGTCCGGGCCGTGCCCGGGGTCGCCGAGGCGGTGGGCCGGCTGGAGCTCGGCCTGACCGTCAACGAGTCGTACCTCAACCTGCGGGCCGACCCGGGTCGCGGCCCGCTGGCCACGATCCGGCTGATCGAGGGGAGCTACCCGGACGCCCCCGGCGAGGTGGCCATCACCCCGCGCACCGCCGAGCGGCTTGGACTCGCCGTCGGGTCGGTGGTCACCGCGACCGACGCACAGCCCACGCCGGTCCGGCTCAGCGTCACCGGCATGGTCGGAACCGCCGACGACGCCGGCTTCGACGGGTACGCCCCGGAGAACGTGGTGACCGCGGTGGGCGGCGTTGACGAGGTGACCCGGATCGACCTGCGGGTCGCGCCCGGCGAGTCGGCGGAGACGGTCCGGCAGCGGGTCGCCGCGGCCCTGCCGGCCGGCACGCCAGTCAGCACCGGCACGCAGGTGCGCCAACGGGAGGCCGACGCGGCGGCCGATCAGGTCGGTGCGCTCTTCGCCCTGGTCGGCATGTTCGTCGCGATCGCGGTCGTTGCCGCGGCGCTGGTCGTCACCTCGACGTTCCGGATCGTCTTCGCCCAGCGGATGCGGCAGCTCGCGCTGCTGCGCGCAGTCGGCGCGAACCGGGGAGCGCTGGTCCGGGCGCTCACCGCGGAGGGCGCCCTGACCGGATCGATCGCGAGCGCGGTCGGCGTGGCCGCCGCCCTGGGCGTCGGGCACGCCGTGCCGGCCATCATGCGGGCCGCCGGCCTGGCTGTCTCCTCCCCTGGGTTGCCCGTCCGGGCGGCGGTCGCGGTCGTCCTCGGCGCCGTCCTGCTCACCGCGCTCGCGGTGCTGGCGCCGGCGTTCTCCGCCGCCCGGGTCGCCCCGCTCGAGGCGCTGCGGGCGGCGAGCACGACCGCCGGACGGCGCGGCATCGGGGCGGTCCGGCTGGTGTCCGGGCTGCTGTTCGCCGCGGGCGCGGTACTGGCCGGCGCCGTGGCGGCCAGTCGGCTTCCGGCGCCGGAGCAGGAAAACTATTCGCCGAGGCCGGTGCTGCTCCTGCTCGTCGCGTCCGGCGCCGTGGCGTTCTTCGCGCTGGTGGCGCTCGGGCCGCTGCTGGTCCGCCCGGTGCTGGCCGTGGTGGGTTGGCCGCTACGCCAGCTCGGGCCGGTCGGGCGGCTGGCGGTCGGCGGTGTCGGCGGTACCCCGCGTCGGGCGGCGGCGGTCTCCGTGGTGGTCGCGCTCGGCGTGACCCTGATCGCCGGCGTGGCCGTCGGTGGCGCGTCCCTGCGCGTGCTGATGGACCGCGAGCTGGCGCTCCTGGCGCCCGCCGACATCGAGGTGACCGGCAGCGCGGGAGCGACGCTGCCGGACGGTGTGGTGGCGCGGGCCGAGGCGGCGCGCGGCACGCTCGCCCGGGTGGTGCCGTACCGGCGGGTCGACGGGCTCAGCCTGACCCGAGGCGCCGAGCGGCTCGGCAGCGCCGAGTCGGGCTACCCCGCGACCGACCTCGACGTGCGGGCGTTGCCGACCACGGACCGGCTGGACGTGGCGCAGGGCCGGCTCGCCGACCTCGGGCCGGGCCGCGTCGTGCTCGGCGAGTGGGTCGCCAGGGACACCGGGCTCCGGGTCGGGGACACGGTTGCGCTCACCGTGGCCGCACGGACCACCGAGGTGCGCGTCGCCGCGGTCCTGCCCGATCACGGCCCCCTGCACGCGGGCATCCTCACCGACCGCGCCGACCTCGACCGGCTCGGCGTGTCCGCGGCGTACTCCGGACTGCTCGCCGACGCGGCCCGACCCGGCGAGGACGGCCGCACCGCGGCGGTGCAGGCGCTGCGACAGGCGATCGACGGCGCCGAGGGGGTGGGGCTGTCCGTCCTCGCCGACGGCCGGGACCGGGACGGCGCGGTGCTGGACGCCATCCTCTGGATCGCGGTCGGCCTGGTCAGCCTCACCGTGGTCATCGCGGTGGTCGGGGTCGGCAGCACCACCGCGCTGTCGGTGGTGGAACGGGTTACCGAGTCGGGTCTGCTGCGCGCTGTCGGCCTGTCCCGGGCCGCCCTGCGCACCATGCTGACCGCCGAGTCCGGCCTCTACGGGCTGATCGGTGCGACGATCGGGCTGCTGCTCGGGGTGCCGTACGCGTGGCTGGCGGTCCGGGCCCTCGGGATCAATGCGCCGCTGGTCCTGCCGGTGCTGCCGCTGGTCGCGCTCTTCGCGGCGCTGATCGTGCTGACTGCGCTGGCCGGGGTGCTGCCGGCCCGGCGGGCGTCCCGGGTCAGCCCGGTGGTCGCGCTGGAAACCGACGGCTGA
- a CDS encoding TatD family hydrolase yields the protein MRIFDPHIHMTSRTTDDYERMAAAGVRAVVEPAFWLGQPRTSVGSFVDYFDSLIGWEPFRAGQFGVRHHATIALNPKEANDPRCHPVLDRLPRYLDKDGVVAVGEIGYDSMTPAEDAAFAGQLALAVAHDLPALVHTPHRDKARGVERSLAVVAESGIEPGRVLVDHLNEVTVKLVRDTGCWLGFSIYPDTKMSPPRMVEILRAYGTERMLVNSAADWGRSDPLLTRATGEAMLLAGFTDDDVDRVLWRNPVEFYGQSGRLDLTDLDELAPTFAGNSILRGGS from the coding sequence ATGCGCATCTTCGACCCGCACATCCACATGACCTCGCGGACCACCGACGACTACGAGCGGATGGCCGCCGCCGGGGTACGCGCGGTGGTGGAGCCGGCGTTCTGGCTGGGGCAGCCCCGCACCAGCGTCGGCTCCTTCGTGGACTACTTCGACTCGCTGATCGGCTGGGAGCCGTTCCGGGCCGGGCAGTTCGGCGTCCGCCACCACGCCACCATCGCGCTGAACCCGAAGGAGGCGAACGACCCGCGCTGCCACCCCGTGCTCGACCGGCTCCCGCGCTACCTGGACAAGGACGGCGTGGTGGCGGTCGGCGAGATCGGCTACGACTCGATGACGCCGGCCGAGGACGCCGCCTTCGCCGGCCAGCTCGCGCTGGCGGTCGCCCACGACCTGCCGGCCCTCGTGCACACCCCGCACCGGGACAAGGCGCGCGGCGTCGAGCGCAGCCTGGCGGTGGTCGCCGAGTCCGGCATCGAGCCGGGGCGGGTGCTGGTCGACCACCTCAACGAGGTGACCGTGAAGCTGGTCCGGGACACCGGCTGCTGGCTCGGCTTCTCCATCTACCCGGACACCAAGATGTCCCCGCCGCGGATGGTGGAGATCCTGCGGGCGTACGGGACCGAGCGGATGCTGGTCAACTCGGCGGCCGACTGGGGGCGCTCCGACCCGCTGCTCACCCGGGCCACCGGCGAGGCGATGCTGCTCGCCGGGTTCACCGACGACGACGTCGACCGGGTGCTCTGGCGCAACCCGGTGGAGTTCTACGGCCAGTCGGGGCGGCTGGACCTGACCGACCTGGACGAACTCGCCCCGACCTTCGCCGGCAACTCGATCCTGCGCGGGGGGAGCTGA
- the eboE gene encoding metabolite traffic protein EboE, whose protein sequence is MRLRHADGTTVHLGYCTNVHPAEDLAGILAQLDTYAVPVRRALGADLLGLGLWLAAPVAAELAADPELRRRLRRELAVRGLEVVTLNGFPYASFQSPVVKGAVYHPDWTTRDRLAYTLDLARVLADLLPDDAARGSVSTLPLAWRQPWDADRAAAARRRLAELAAGLAAVERETGRTIRVGFEPEPGCIVESTGQASAILSAMDTDRLGVCLDLAHLACAWEEPVEALGRLRAAGLPVVKVQVSAAIEAPAEATAALRRWVEPRFLHQTRAAGCAHAADPADPAYAADDLDAALDARLPGPWRVHYHVPLHAPPEPPLTSTLPVLRGALAGLFAGPAAGCDHLDVETYTWGVLPAARRPRTDAELAAGIAAELAFARDELVSVGLAPATPIGTGVPR, encoded by the coding sequence ATGCGGCTTCGGCACGCCGACGGCACCACCGTGCACCTCGGCTACTGCACGAACGTCCACCCGGCCGAGGACCTGGCCGGCATCCTCGCCCAGCTCGACACCTACGCCGTGCCGGTCCGGCGGGCGCTCGGGGCCGACCTGCTCGGGCTGGGACTCTGGCTGGCCGCGCCGGTCGCCGCCGAACTTGCCGCCGACCCGGAGTTGCGCCGACGGCTCCGCCGCGAGCTGGCGGTACGCGGGCTGGAGGTGGTCACCCTCAACGGCTTCCCGTACGCGTCGTTCCAGTCGCCGGTGGTCAAGGGCGCGGTCTACCACCCGGACTGGACCACCCGGGACCGGCTGGCGTACACCCTGGACCTGGCCCGGGTGCTGGCCGACCTGCTCCCCGACGACGCGGCCCGGGGCTCGGTCTCCACCCTGCCGCTGGCCTGGCGGCAGCCGTGGGACGCCGACCGGGCCGCGGCGGCCCGGCGGCGGCTGGCCGAGCTGGCGGCCGGACTCGCCGCCGTCGAGCGGGAGACCGGCCGGACGATCCGGGTCGGCTTCGAGCCGGAACCGGGGTGCATTGTGGAGTCCACGGGACAGGCGAGTGCGATATTGTCTGCCATGGATACTGACCGGCTCGGGGTCTGCCTCGACCTGGCGCACCTGGCGTGCGCCTGGGAGGAGCCGGTCGAGGCGCTGGGCCGGCTGCGGGCGGCCGGACTACCGGTGGTGAAGGTGCAGGTCTCCGCGGCCATCGAGGCTCCGGCCGAGGCAACGGCGGCGCTGCGCCGCTGGGTCGAGCCGCGCTTCCTGCACCAGACCCGGGCCGCCGGCTGCGCGCACGCCGCCGACCCGGCCGACCCGGCGTACGCCGCCGACGACCTGGACGCCGCCCTCGACGCGCGGCTGCCCGGGCCGTGGCGGGTGCACTACCACGTGCCGCTGCACGCGCCGCCCGAGCCGCCGCTGACCTCCACCCTGCCGGTGCTGCGGGGCGCCCTCGCCGGGCTCTTCGCCGGGCCGGCCGCCGGCTGCGACCACCTCGACGTCGAGACGTACACCTGGGGGGTGCTGCCGGCGGCGCGGCGGCCGCGCACGGACGCGGAGCTGGCCGCCGGGATCGCCGCCGAGCTGGCGTTTGCCCGCGACGAGCTGGTCTCGGTCGGCCTCGCGCCGGCGACTCCGATCGGAACGGGGGTACCGCGATGA